The window TAGGTTTAGTTGTGGGTGTAGCCACAGAACTTACTTTGTGATACTCATACAGAAGAAGAATCATCAGatcattttttcctttttattttgacaatttaattttatattgatATAAATGATTTATTAGGGGATTCAAGTAAAAGGTTGGTTGTTATTGGTGTATGTAAATGATATAATCTCTTTATAATACAATTTATTAATACAGTATGTGAAATGTGGATCGTCCATTTGTAATCCAACGAATGTATGAGATCTGACGGGACCCGCACCGCTAGCGGTCGCTTCACCGCGCTGAGCTTACGAACTCGTCAACTCCGCTCCTTTTAAACCGCCTCGAAGCATTTCTGCGATCTGCGATCGGCGGTGACGACATTTCAAACTGTTCTCGTTCTCCCGACGAGGTCGCTATGGACAGCCGCCGTCTTCCTCTCTCCGGGAACGACCGGAAGCTTGCGGAAGAAGTTATGTTCTTGCACTCTCTCTGGCGCCAGGGCCCGCCGCCTAATCGCACTCGCTCCCGAAACCCTACTTTGGGTGCCGATCTCCGTGATCCCGGCGCCCCCCCTCCACGCGATGGCCGGAAACGGAGGCAGAAGAAGAGGATTAGAGGCGAGATAGCCTCCTCAGATCTAAATGGCGACGTCCAGCCCTCCGAGAGCGGTGGGTTGCCGTGGCCTGTCGAAGAGTTACCGCCGCCTTCCACCGAGTGGCCGCCGGAGAAGAAACTGAGATCTGCGCCGGAGCCCGCCCCTCCCCCAACCTCCGAGGAGCAGGCCAAGGTCGACGCGGCGATCGCCCGGCAGAAGGCGCTCAAGGCGTCGCAGCTCTTCTTCGAGGATCTGTACAAAGAGGACGAAGAGGGATCCGAAGAAGACGACAACGAATCCATCGAATTCGAGGATGATCTGGAGAAATTGAAAATCTACACTTTCTTCATCGACATTTTCACAAAGGATCCGATCCTGAGGCAGCACTACGAGAACAGCCAGACCGGGGAATTCAATTGCCTGGCCTGCGCAGGAATCGGGATGAAGGGCTTGAAGAAGTACAACAATCCTGTCGCGATCCTGCAGCACGCACATTGTACAGTGACGGCCAAGAGGAAGAAAGGGCACCGGGCATTCGCCCGAGCCCTGTGCAAGGTTCTTGGCTACAACTTCAATATGCTTCCTAGCTTGGTTCTCGACGCCGGAGAGCGTCTCGGTGAGTCCTTGGCAAAGGATGTCAAAGCTCAGGTAATTCTTCATGCTCATCCTCGACATGTTCAGTTCATTTTCTTGCAAGTTTATATTGTTGGTGAATTGGGACGATCAGTTAAATCTAATCGTAAAACAaacaatcttgtaagatttagcatTTGTGTAGAACAGATTTGACAATATGGTTTTTATACACATTTGTTGCTTAGGGGATTGGCAATGAAGGAGGTTAGTGAAGGTTACAAATTGATCGCGTAGAGGAGAGTGAGCTTGATGAGCTAGAGTATACCTGATCAAGCAAGTAATAGGATACCCACATGAAATGACTACCTGGTTCAATTTGATTGTATGGTTTGACTAATCAAACAAAGATAGAGTCTTTACACCATGCAATCCTATTTCCAGTCAGTAGAGATCTAGTTAGGAGTTGATTGCAGTTAATTTGCTGTGATGTAACTCTATTTCCATTCTATTAGACCTTTAATTAGGTTGTCACGATATGATCCATGTTGATTCATTTCAAGTGTCTGCACAAACAGCATAGAGAATCCAGGGTAGGTCTTCATAACTCTTCTCCACTTAAGGCATAACTTCCCCTCATTAAGTTGCTAAGTCCAACCAATTGCAGACATTTTGTTCCATTAATAGCTTCGCTATCACCGTCATGAAGTTCGTTTCAAACGCATTATCATGCCTCGGATAATCTATGTTCTGATACACTTAAATGAGAGAATTACATCATGAATCCTAAATGCTTAAgattaaattaattctaattcacTCGGTTAAATTTTCATTATTTGACAACTTTTAATGTCGAAATAAAATTTGGGTGTCACATATATCCAACTAGCATCCATGCTACCTTATGTAAACCTTTCTCCTCTTGTTGTTATGATGTCCAATCTCCCTGCTCATGGAAAGTTTCTGAACTTCCATCTTGATAACTTCCTGGTTATAGGGAATCCTTATGAATCCTAAGGGTACAAGAGATTTGTTCAATAACATTAGagcaatcaatttttttttcaaggtCTGACTTAAGTTTTTACCATTCAAATGATAAATCACAGATACAAGCATTAATTCTCAACCCTCCATGATTGTGTATGAGCACTCTCAATGCATAACACATCATTGCTGTGTATGTGACTTCTCAAAGCCTCATTGAGTTGCTGATAACTTcctgcaaaaccatattttacTCCGATAGAGCATTTGTTCCCTAATTTCAGTATCTTGTGCAGAAAGAAGCCGGTATCGAAGAGGAAAACCAAGAACATGTTGAGAAACAGGAAAATGAAAACGCAGTCGAGGAGGAAAACACAGAAGATGATGCTGAGGAGGAAAATATGGAAGATGATGTCGAGGAGGAAAACACAGAAGATGATGCTGAGGAGGAAACTATGGAAGATGATGTCGAGGAGGAAAACACAGAAGATGTTGAGGAGGAAACTATGGAAGATGATGTCGAGGAGGAAAACACAGAAGATGATCCTGAGGAggaaaatatagaagatgatgttgaGGAGGAAAACATAGAAGGTGCTGTAGAGAAAGCCGAGAACAAAGAAGATGTTGACCAAGTCGGAAACAAAGACGCCGTCGAGGAAGAAAACATAGAAGATGCTGCAGAGGAAGGGGAAGATATTTTTGAGGAAGTGGAAAACAAAGATGCTGCTGAGCACGAAAACACAGAAAATTCTGTAGAGAAAGGGGAAAACATAGATGCCATTGAAGACGAAAACCCACCAGAGAACATCACCAATAACCTCACAGAAAATCCACTTGAGTCATCCTTCCAGTAGATGCATTTAGTCCTCTTCTTGTAATCCATGTCGCGTCATGATTCACAGGGAATTTTGTACTGCCAAATGACAGCATCTGCAACTGAAAACCTGCCATGTTCCTTAGTTTCATTTCTGAACGTTAGTTTAATATTTCTGAATTGTCTGGTCACTGGTGTATGCCCTAAGAATCTTGCCTAATTTATATGATGATCAATGGGAAAAAGTTGAACATTGCAGATGGCATGAAGGTAATCCATCTGAACCCTGAGAAGTCATCGTAACATAGGTACTCGGGTGGTAGATTGTCACCAGAGAGCAGGATCAAAGTATTAGGGCATCCACAATATTATAATGTTATAATACCTACCATCTCATCAAAAAACATGGGTCCACtgtcacatactcattataacaacatTCTTCTTTCATCCACATCCCTTTTAACATTAACAATCATTATTTATGGTCCCACCATCCATCCAAccatcttaaaattatattatattaaataaatatattttaaatatgttttaaaatatttaaatgatcattattatttttaataataatattacttttttaaaaaatattatttttcaaaaataatattaattttttaaatatatttattaaataaaatagatggTTGTGAGGAAGTGAAATTACAatgttagaaaaataaaattataaagttgGGAAAATAAAATTACAATTGAGCGATTAAATTTACAAAGCTGGgaaaacaaaatttattttaaattaccaTATAATTATGAAATTGAAATGTAACCATCACTTAAATAAATCAtacaattataaaattaaaaataatatatgaaatACTAATTCACGGATTGTTGTTGTATTGCCTACAAATATGCTCAACTAAGTTGGCGCGAAGTTGGTGATGAATTTGAGTGTCACGTAGCTTAGAATTTGTTCGAAGATAATCTTGAAATTCTCGGTTTGATCCATGGATAGGTTATGCGGGTTCGTCAcattcatcattataccaatttGTCACGTGATCTCCCTCATCCTCAACAATCATATTATGTAAAATAATGTATGCTAGCATGATTTGTTTTAACTTTTTCCTATACCAAAACGAGATGGACCTCTGACAATTGGAGCACTCCAAATGTCCGTTCAACATCTTTTCTTGCGGACTCCTGTCTTTCCTTAAACAACTTTCTCTTGGGATCCTTCGGGCAAGGAAAAGCCTTAACAAAAGTAGTCCACTCGGGATATATTCCATCTGTTAGATAATAGCCCTTCGTATATGTAGTGTCGTTCACCTTGAAATTAATTTTCGGCATATTTCCTTGCAACGTTGTTGAATATGGGAGATTCATATAACACGTTAATGTCGTTACATGAACCGGTGACCCCAAAAAATGCATGCCATATCCACAAGTCATGAGACGCGACCGCTTCAAGTACGATTATTGGTGACCCATGTCCCTTTGTAAATTGACTTTTCCAAACAACTAGACAATTTTTCCATTTCCAGTGCATACAATCAAGACTATCTAACATGCCAGAGAAGTCATGTCTCTcatcatgcatttgaagaagACGTTGAACATCATCAGCATTTGACCTTCTCAAGTACCTATCACCAAATATTTCAACCACGTATTCATAAAACTTGAAAAGGCACCTGATGACAGTTGATTCATCCATACGTAAGTACTCGTCAAGATGATCGGTAGAGACTCCGTAAGCTAGTTGACGAATCGCGGCGGTACATTTTGTTGGTCCCCGTAGGTGTTTttatgtaatcaaccaagttggttaggtcctgctttgtttgatccctgtgtctgagtgtgcaggagcttaggagcgcaggaagttgagcggaagacgcagctagtgagaaggatggcacgggaagggagccgacgggctcggtgcgtccgaaggactagagactacaagaaaattgggattctacaacacttaaacgacaacgctttttataaaaaacgttgtctatttttttttaacaacgcttttagtgaaaagcgttgtctgtttcattatttttttattaatagacaacgcttttctaaaaaccgttgtctattagtgatttttacgagtcaaagacaacgcttcataaaaagcgttgtctattagtctttttttagtgtctacgacaacgctttttaaaaagtattgtctattgttaagttctcatctaaatcttaattaatacAAATCGTtggatctaaatcttgattaatacaaaccgttggatctaggtaaggagtagaaaacccgaacccttctcccaacttctaTCTTCCAATTGTTTttgatcccgaacccttctcccaactcctcatctcacgcgaccttctccatccaactcctttCCGGCAAACCCCTCTCTGGCGAACCCCTCTCCGCGAACCACTCCTCCAAACTCCTCTCCGTCATGACCGCGGGATTAATCTCTTTGCCTCCGTCGCTTCCTTCACACTGCCCAATCTCTTTGATTCGTGGGATTAATCTCTTACCCGTCCGATATCGAGCAGTTCTTCCTTTTGCTTCAACGGGCGaaggcgaaaaggtttccttttgAACTCTCCGGCGGAACGCGAGCGTCCCGCGAGAGCGTTGCTTCGATTCGTGGGTATCCAGTCCGATCTCCGGCTTCCGGCCTTTGTTCACACAAGGTACTCGATATCTGAAGCCCTCTGGATCGCTTCGTGGTTCTGCTACAGAGATCTCTAAGTTTTTTTTGTCCTCGATTTGTTTTAGAATTTAGATCTCGCTTCTGGATCCCTTTTGAACCTGTTCGGATCGATCCTTTTCTGGAGATTTGCCTTCCGTTCTGGTTTgcttctgtttttttttcctcttgcTGTTTGAGCCTCGTGCAGTAGCTTTTGGCTCCGGTTACAACCATAGTGGCGTTTACGTTTGCCCGTTGGAGTTGGGTTTGATGTGGTGATTTGATCTGGTGTTGTAGGGTTTAGAATCTGGTTGCTGCTTGCATGGGAGATGGTGGCGCCATGGCTATCGAAGTCATGAAGATTGAGCAGAGTTGTGTGGAGAACAAGCAACCGGGGGCTGCTTCGAGTTCATCCATGTCTGAAGGAAGTTATGGGTTTTCTGGGATGTCTCCGTCCGTTTGTAGCTCCTCGAGGTCTTCCCCATCCCATAGGTACTGCTTAGTTTGTTGTATTACGATTTGGATGCTTAATATGGAATTTTACTGCTCAATTTTTGCCCTTTTACTCACCATTGGTTTCCTGTTGAGTTTTTACTGTTTAATCTACTTGAAATTTTGCATTCTGCATTTTTTTCTACAGTTTTGACTGTTCAATTTCTATAAGATGTAGAGAATCTTTGTCTGAGTTAACTAATCGGTGTTAAGTTTGGTTTTTTATTAGCCTGTATGTATGAGTTCTTACTGTAGGGATCGAGTCAAGTCTGCTTTATCATCACTTGTTTATTTTGATGCTACTCAAAGAACACTGAATCGATCAATCCCAATAAGGTAGACACTCAAATATGCTCATTAGAACTGCCCTTAGTAGATACAAATAGGTGGTCTTTGTATGCAAAAGGTTTAGGAAGGCAAAGATTCTTATACAAGAAAGAAAAGGTTCATTCTTTGTGAGAAAAACAATATAGTGTTTAATCAGTTAAGCTTTACCTAAATAAAGTGGTTGTTCTTTGTCTAATTAGTTGTAAAATGTTATAGATTTTAAAATGTGAGCTAATGTAATATTTTGTGACCTTGACCATGGGTCatagaaatataaaaatatgttatTTGTTAAGCTTTACCTAGAGTGGTTGTTTGTTAAGGGGTTTGATAGAGATTAGTTGTAAGATGTCATGTTATAGGACTTGTGTGATGGCATTTGATTCACCtaacaaaatttaaaacattttaaatgtaAACTAATGTAAAAgttataatttatattagagtggaTATATATCTTGTAGTTGTTTTTTTATCTTGTAGTGAGAGTCTTCAATATTACTTTTTTTATAAAATGTTCTAGTTAGTCGTATCCTTTTGTCTTCCtagtaaaatatatttgatttgtaAGCAATAGTTTCTCCCGCTTATTAATTTTCACTGCTGCTTATTAGTGGCTTCTTATAAATCCTAATGGCTAGTCGTTTGGATGTAGATACTCCAGTTTTAATCAACACATGACACTCTAAAATGGATAAGAACAAGAAGCTAGAGAAGGTGAGTGGAGAAATCCGGTTGGCGGACTTCTCTTCGGGACTGCTGCGCAACAGGAGCTCAAGTGACTGCCATCACTGTGATTTAAGTTTGTTCATAAAATTGTTGCATGACTGCCATCACTGTGATTTGAGTTAAGGAAGGACAGGCTAATGTTTAGTTCTCATTCATCTCGTGAAGGTTAATCACAGTTATCTAAACCATATAGGAACTATTCTCTTGTATAAATTGGACTTGTAAAAAATATATGGATTACAAGTTTTATATTTGGTTAATTAAACTCTTTCTTTTGATTAATAAAGTtaacaagtttttcttttctttctgtttGTGTTTGCAGTGGCGGCGGCATAATAGCCTATGCTGATGCAAAGTCAGATCATAATTCTGATGCACCTGGAGCAACCAACAAGAAGAAGTTGGTTGTTCTTGGAACAGGTTGGGTTGGCACTAGTTTCTTGAGAAATGTAGACACCTCCCAGTATGACGTGAAAGTGGTGTCGCCGCGTAACTACTTTCTGTTCACTCCTCTACTGCCAAGCGTCACTTGTGGAACTGTTGAACCACGTAGTATCGCAGAGCCTATTCGCAATATCATGCGAAAGGTACGTCCGTATGCAATAACATAGTGATTTTCCTTATTATGAAGCCTTAGAAAATCGGGAGTTGCTGTAATTACTCTCGTTCATTGGAAGTTCTTTCTCTCTAATTTGCTGCTGTATTTAATAGAAAGGTGAGCAGATTCAATTTTGGGAAGCTGAGTGTCATAAGATCGATCCAGTTAACAAGAAAATTCTCTGCCGCTCCAATATTTGCACAAACTCGGAAGGGAAAGGGGAATTTGCAGTAGATTATGATTACTTGGTCGTTGCACTCGGAGCAAAGCCGAATACCTTCAACACTCCTGGTGTAGTGGAGAAATCcggttgcaggatgttgtttgagTTGCTTGTTCTAACAGGAGCTCAAGTGGGGATGGACTGGACTACTATACTGAAGAAGAGGAATGAATTCAGGTCAGAACTTATCAACTAATGCTAGAAACAGTTTTTATTCAGAGGAAACTACTTGTTTCGAACAATTTAGAATCTTGAAAGAAATGTTGTGTGGCAGGGTGGCATTTGCTGAATTTGATACAGAGTCGGTCTCCAAGTTCACAGAGAAGCAGATGGTTTCCATCAGTGTGGAACTGAAGCTGGATTTAGGAAGAGTTAGAGGAATATCATTATCTACTTTGAAATagaattagtgttaattttgatatttccTAGCTTCTtatgtaattaaatactaatattacttcaatgtcagaattctattattttggtatgagtttgaaatcattagccgagttgattatatgtaaaattcgaatctagacatggtaaaagaaaaataatagtttcataaatataaaaataatgattttaaaatatatttttaaaaattttttctttaaaacgacaacgcttttaaagtgttgcaaaaagtattgtctttgtaaaaaaaacaacaacgtttttaaagcgttgtaatagCGTTGTCTTCGCTAAaaatgacaacgctttaaaagcgttgtcttcactacaaacgacaacgctttaaaagcgttgtcgttgagcagacttttcacaacagtgcctttaacaacgctttttcaggcacaaagacaacactttaaaagcgttgtctattagcttttttcttgtagtgagctgcggaagagtactccagtggacgagaagaacgtgtgcggcgttcgagagacgagaagccggacggaagcttgctcgaggagaaggccggaaattgggttccggtgagccctatttcggttggccgaaatcacccaaaagaacggaacttcggaagacgaaacaaagaagcaagcaagctggaaaaagctgcctgccagcttggaggcgcctccagcttgaaggcgcctccagcttgaaggcgcctccagcttgaaggcgccttcaatgcctgttggaggcgcctcggacccggcAGAAGTAAACGTTGAGCtgtttgaataaaattttatcccctctctcgttggaggcaccttggaccctgttggaggcgccttggacctcgggatagactttccaggagctatataaagtgtatgatcgaaaataatttagatatctccacaatgacatgatattctccactttgggcctaagtcctcatggttttgctcttgggctctacccaaaaggcctcaggccaatggagatatctttttcttataaacccatgatcttttccatgtgttttcaatatgggactatgtttgcaaccttgcaac is drawn from Zingiber officinale cultivar Zhangliang chromosome 1B, Zo_v1.1, whole genome shotgun sequence and contains these coding sequences:
- the LOC121973589 gene encoding ring-infected erythrocyte surface antigen-like, whose amino-acid sequence is MDSRRLPLSGNDRKLAEEVMFLHSLWRQGPPPNRTRSRNPTLGADLRDPGAPPPRDGRKRRQKKRIRGEIASSDLNGDVQPSESGGLPWPVEELPPPSTEWPPEKKLRSAPEPAPPPTSEEQAKVDAAIARQKALKASQLFFEDLYKEDEEGSEEDDNESIEFEDDLEKLKIYTFFIDIFTKDPILRQHYENSQTGEFNCLACAGIGMKGLKKYNNPVAILQHAHCTVTAKRKKGHRAFARALCKVLGYNFNMLPSLVLDAGERLGESLAKDVKAQKEAGIEEENQEHVEKQENENAVEEENTEDDAEEENMEDDVEEENTEDDAEEETMEDDVEEENTEDVEEETMEDDVEEENTEDDPEEENIEDDVEEENIEGAVEKAENKEDVDQVGNKDAVEEENIEDAAEEGEDIFEEVENKDAAEHENTENSVEKGENIDAIEDENPPENITNNLTENPLESSFQ